A single Kribbella aluminosa DNA region contains:
- a CDS encoding bifunctional GNAT family N-acetyltransferase/class I SAM-dependent methyltransferase produces the protein MYRLRPATASDAGFLADVTISATRAQGRLADGFDEAAWRAGFVEWTLESIEDPGTELYVVDVDERPAGRLRVSRTPEAVELNGIQLHPDIQNRGIGTAIITDLESEAVRRGVPLQLNVERDNPNARRLYDRLGFVKVSEDGAQDVLRWTKGVEQNQLWNADVAARYDTPDTGMFADDVIRPTVARLAELAAGGRALEFAIGTGRVAVPLAGHGVPVSGIELSTAMLDQLRTKASAESIPVEVGDMATTRTPGEFTLVYLVFNTISNLLTQEEQVACFRNAARHLSPGGRFVIELWVPELRRLPPGIPATVGVADPGYILLDTYDVLQQHVVSHHFHFGEGTEAHLGRTPHRYIWPAELDLMAQLAGFTRESRHADWSGTPFTADSPSHVSVYRLADA, from the coding sequence ATGTACCGACTTCGACCCGCGACGGCGTCCGACGCCGGCTTCCTGGCTGACGTGACGATCAGCGCCACCCGTGCGCAGGGCCGGCTGGCTGACGGGTTCGACGAGGCGGCCTGGCGGGCGGGTTTCGTCGAATGGACGCTCGAGTCGATCGAGGACCCCGGTACGGAGCTGTACGTCGTCGACGTCGACGAGCGTCCCGCCGGGCGGCTAAGGGTCAGCCGTACGCCGGAAGCCGTAGAGCTGAACGGTATTCAGCTTCACCCCGACATCCAGAACCGCGGGATCGGTACCGCGATCATCACCGACCTCGAGTCCGAGGCCGTCCGTCGCGGCGTACCGCTGCAGCTCAACGTCGAGCGGGACAACCCGAACGCGCGCCGCCTGTACGACCGTCTCGGCTTCGTCAAGGTCAGCGAGGACGGCGCCCAGGACGTACTGCGCTGGACCAAGGGCGTGGAGCAGAACCAGCTCTGGAACGCGGACGTCGCGGCCAGGTACGACACTCCGGACACCGGGATGTTCGCGGACGACGTGATCCGGCCGACCGTGGCCCGGTTGGCCGAGCTGGCGGCGGGTGGCCGCGCGCTCGAGTTCGCGATCGGCACCGGGCGGGTCGCCGTACCGCTGGCCGGGCACGGCGTCCCGGTGAGCGGGATCGAGCTGTCGACGGCGATGCTCGACCAGCTGCGGACGAAGGCCTCCGCGGAGTCGATCCCGGTCGAGGTCGGAGACATGGCGACGACGCGGACGCCGGGCGAGTTCACGCTGGTCTACCTCGTGTTCAACACGATCTCGAACCTGCTCACCCAGGAGGAGCAGGTCGCCTGCTTCCGGAACGCCGCCCGGCACCTCTCCCCCGGCGGCCGCTTCGTGATCGAGCTCTGGGTCCCCGAACTCCGCCGCCTCCCACCCGGCATCCCCGCCACGGTCGGTGTCGCGGACCCCGGCTACATCCTGCTGGACACGTACGACGTACTCCAGCAGCACGTCGTCTCCCACCACTTCCACTTCGGCGAGGGCACCGAGGCGCACCTCGGCCGTACTCCGCACCGCTACATCTGGCCCGCCGAGCTCGATCTGATGGCCCAGCTCGCCGGCTTCACCCGCGAGTCCCGCCACGCCGACTGGTCCGGTACGCCGTTCACCGCCGACTCCCCCTCCCACGTCTCCGTCTACCGCCTGGCCGACGCATAA
- a CDS encoding DUF4118 domain-containing protein, with the protein MRINRGVENYRAPVLTASLLAPPAVCALLIPFREHFDNANAALVLVVVIVAVAVFGIRLAGVLAAVSSALWFDFFLTSPYDSFTIDNSNDVEQAVLLLVIGLAVTQIAIWGHRQQARASRRRGYLDGVITVSQAVATGASADDLIEQVRAELTAVLGIDGVKFVAGSKQTTAPRLNPDGSVTRGSHVLKVERDGLPTNAEIELPVQHAGIPRGRFLLTAAARIARPDLEQRLVAVALADQVGAALNTQEPARPHV; encoded by the coding sequence GTGCGCATCAATAGGGGGGTGGAGAACTACCGCGCCCCGGTCCTGACTGCTTCGTTGCTGGCCCCGCCGGCGGTTTGTGCGCTGCTGATTCCGTTCCGGGAACATTTCGACAACGCGAACGCCGCACTGGTACTGGTGGTCGTGATCGTCGCGGTCGCAGTATTCGGTATCCGGCTGGCTGGGGTGCTCGCGGCGGTGTCGAGCGCGCTGTGGTTCGACTTCTTCCTGACCTCGCCGTACGACAGCTTCACGATCGACAACAGCAACGACGTCGAGCAGGCCGTGCTGCTGCTGGTGATCGGCCTCGCGGTCACCCAGATCGCGATCTGGGGGCACCGGCAACAAGCCAGAGCGTCCCGGCGGCGTGGATACCTGGACGGCGTGATCACCGTCTCCCAGGCGGTTGCGACCGGCGCGTCGGCCGACGACCTGATCGAACAGGTCCGCGCGGAACTCACCGCCGTACTGGGCATCGACGGCGTGAAGTTCGTTGCCGGAAGCAAACAGACCACGGCCCCGCGACTGAACCCCGACGGCTCGGTCACCCGCGGATCCCACGTCCTCAAGGTGGAACGCGACGGCCTCCCCACGAACGCCGAGATCGAACTCCCCGTCCAGCACGCCGGCATCCCCCGCGGCCGCTTCCTCCTCACCGCGGCCGCCCGCATCGCCCGCCCCGACCTCGAACAACGCCTGGTAGCCGTGGCCCTCGCCGACCAGGTAGGCGCCGCCCTCAACACCCAAGAACCCGCCCGCCCCCACGTCTGA
- a CDS encoding Bax inhibitor-1/YccA family protein, with amino-acid sequence MQSSNPVLNRSSAFAPGHGQAYPGAAPYGQQAPYGYGGSGMPPQQYQGAPAASRPMTLDDVIVKTAVTLGVVVAAAAVAWWMIPATLVTPAFLGGMLVAFAIAMVLSFSRKVNPALVMVYAAAEGVFLGIGSKFIAHWVGDSGIIVQAVLATMVTAGLTLASYKYFAIKVTPKFTKMVIIGTMGFAGVMLINLVLSLFGLSTGISGFGPMGLLFAALGAGLAVFNLILDFDMVEQGVRQGAPQNEAWRAAFALTVTLVWLYWNILRILAILRGGD; translated from the coding sequence ATGCAGAGCAGTAACCCGGTGCTGAACCGGTCGAGTGCGTTTGCGCCTGGCCACGGGCAGGCCTATCCGGGGGCCGCTCCGTACGGTCAGCAGGCTCCCTACGGCTACGGCGGGTCGGGTATGCCGCCGCAGCAGTACCAGGGGGCTCCGGCGGCGAGCCGGCCGATGACGCTGGACGACGTGATCGTGAAGACCGCGGTCACCCTGGGCGTCGTCGTGGCGGCTGCCGCGGTGGCGTGGTGGATGATTCCGGCGACGCTGGTCACGCCGGCGTTCCTGGGCGGCATGCTGGTCGCCTTCGCGATCGCCATGGTGCTGTCGTTCTCCCGCAAGGTGAACCCGGCGCTCGTGATGGTGTACGCCGCCGCCGAGGGCGTGTTCCTCGGGATCGGCAGCAAGTTCATCGCCCACTGGGTGGGTGACTCCGGCATCATCGTGCAGGCCGTGCTGGCCACGATGGTGACGGCCGGCCTGACACTGGCCAGCTACAAGTACTTCGCGATCAAGGTGACGCCGAAGTTCACCAAGATGGTGATCATCGGCACGATGGGCTTCGCCGGCGTAATGCTGATCAACCTGGTGCTCAGCCTGTTCGGCCTCAGCACCGGGATCAGCGGGTTCGGTCCGATGGGGCTGCTGTTCGCGGCGCTCGGCGCGGGCCTGGCGGTGTTCAACCTGATCCTCGACTTCGACATGGTCGAGCAGGGCGTCCGCCAGGGTGCCCCGCAGAACGAGGCCTGGCGGGCGGCGTTCGCGCTGACCGTCACGCTGGTCTGGCTGTACTGGAACATCCTGCGCATCCTCGCCATCCTCCGCGGCGGCGACTGA
- a CDS encoding DUF2252 family protein: MTVQTATAAYEKWLAARIPVVPEDLKLKHHELAGDPLRFLRGTYYLWLERVAVLAPDLLAGPQVPTVGDLHVENFGTWRDHRGVRRWGVNDFDELAWGPPTLDLLRLAVSAVLTPQVAISPKRICRVLLDAWSTAKPGRAVDLAGPGAKHLRALVPKPPSAARYYGKLREGAAADPSSLPAAVRKAVAVPDASWHRRQAGTGSLGHPRLVAVGHDLAREVKVVGPATADYVDVGLQPDDLLYGRILSTLRGPDPMRRIAGWQLRGLSPDVERIAIESLRPRAVELVLTSMAHAAADVHGAVPHHLREARRHVGTLPSDWLLEGTQRLTKDTTALYKQYAG; encoded by the coding sequence ATGACAGTACAGACCGCGACCGCGGCGTACGAGAAGTGGCTGGCGGCCAGGATTCCCGTCGTACCGGAGGATCTGAAGCTCAAGCATCACGAACTGGCGGGTGATCCGCTGCGGTTCCTGCGCGGGACGTACTACCTGTGGCTGGAGCGGGTCGCCGTACTGGCGCCCGACCTGCTGGCGGGGCCACAGGTACCGACGGTCGGCGATCTGCATGTGGAGAACTTCGGGACCTGGCGGGATCATCGCGGCGTTCGGCGCTGGGGCGTGAACGACTTCGACGAGTTGGCGTGGGGGCCGCCGACGCTCGATCTGTTGCGGCTCGCGGTGTCCGCCGTACTGACGCCGCAGGTGGCGATCAGCCCGAAGCGGATCTGCCGGGTGCTGCTGGACGCGTGGTCGACGGCGAAGCCGGGGCGGGCCGTCGACCTGGCCGGCCCGGGCGCGAAACACCTGCGGGCGTTGGTACCGAAGCCGCCCAGCGCCGCTCGGTACTACGGCAAGCTCCGAGAGGGGGCGGCCGCCGATCCGTCGAGTCTGCCGGCCGCCGTACGGAAGGCGGTGGCTGTCCCGGACGCGTCGTGGCATCGCCGTCAGGCCGGCACCGGGTCGCTCGGGCATCCGCGGCTGGTCGCGGTCGGTCACGACCTCGCACGCGAGGTGAAGGTGGTCGGGCCGGCCACCGCGGACTACGTGGACGTCGGGCTGCAGCCGGACGACCTGCTGTACGGACGGATCCTGAGCACCCTCCGCGGGCCGGATCCGATGCGCCGGATCGCCGGATGGCAGCTCCGCGGGCTCTCCCCCGACGTCGAGCGGATCGCGATCGAGTCGCTGCGCCCGCGCGCGGTCGAGCTCGTGCTGACGTCGATGGCCCACGCGGCTGCCGACGTACATGGTGCCGTTCCGCACCACTTGCGGGAGGCGCGACGGCACGTCGGGACGCTGCCATCCGACTGGTTGCTGGAGGGGACGCAGCGGCTCACGAAAGACACGACGGCGCTGTACAAGCAGTACGCCGGTTGA